In Solenopsis invicta isolate M01_SB chromosome 1, UNIL_Sinv_3.0, whole genome shotgun sequence, one genomic interval encodes:
- the LOC120356830 gene encoding inactive selenide, water dikinase-like protein encodes MPMIAKTYATARNMGNALPLLKGNMPEVSGGLLVVLPREQAVGYCKTLEKMEHRQAWIVGIVEFGARTARVIDRPRVIEVPAKDNGVSLW; translated from the coding sequence atgCCGATGATCGCGAAGACATACGCCACCGCGAGGAATATGGGAAATGCGTTGCCGCTTCTGAAAGGTAATATGCCCGAGGTGTCGGGAGGACTGCTGGTGGTATTGCCGCGAGAGCAAGCGGTCGGCTATTGCAAGACCCTGGAGAAAATGGAGCACAGGCAAGCGTGGATCGTCGGGATCGTCGAGTTTGGCGCTCGCACGGCGCGCGTGATCGATAGACCACGAGTGATCGAGGTGCCTGCTAAGGATAACGGTGTCTCCCTATGGTAA
- the LOC105201196 gene encoding inactive selenide, water dikinase-like protein, which yields MMLVETFNVIPAILDDPYVMGKIAYAVVLGGIHSLGLARCSSTRMILSMSDAMNDNERKTVMARMIQGYKDAAKGDDASVKDCQVFQNPWCMFGGTATVICHPYEIVQPVDAVIGDVIVLTKPLGTTVVLTASEWMQQPAKRARLMLTISEENIEKAHARAVDCMIRSNRVAAMLMRKVCCLYQYWILFSPEFFCINRDMPDITILSN from the coding sequence ATGATGTTGGTAGAGACATTCAACGTTATTCCCGCCATTCTCGATGACCCTTACGTGATGGGCAAGATTGCTTACGCCGTTGTTCTTGGTGGTATCCACTCACTGGGTCTCGCCAGATGTTCCAGCACCAGGATGATCCTGAGCATGTCTGATGCTATGAATGATAACGAGAGGAAGACGGTGATGGCCAGGATGATACAAGGTTACAAAGATGCCGCGAAGGGAGACGACGCATCCGTCAAGGATTGCCAAGTCTTTCAAAATCCATGGTGTATGTTTGGCGGGACCGCCACGGTAATCTGCCATCCTTACGAGATAGTCCAGCCAGTAGATGCGGTCATAGGTGATGTCATAGTGCTAACGAAGCCTCTGGGCACAACAGTGGTTCTCACCGCATCGGAATGGATGCAGCAGCCTGCAAAGAGGGCCAGGCTAATGTTAACCATCTCTGAGGAGAACATTGAGAAAGCTCATGCCCGAGCCGTCGACTGTATGATCAGGAGTAATCGAGTCGCTGCTATGCTCATGCGAAAGGTTTGCTGCCTCTATCAGTATTGGATATTGTTCTCGCCggaatttttttgcataaatcgCGATATGCCagatataacaatattatctAATTAA